A portion of the Pomacea canaliculata isolate SZHN2017 linkage group LG13, ASM307304v1, whole genome shotgun sequence genome contains these proteins:
- the LOC112553713 gene encoding cytochrome c oxidase subunit 5A, mitochondrial-like — MLRLTQRLSSTLQCVSRCALLQNPAAAAVAVRQKHGKVESDEAFDARYESFFNRSDIDGWEIRKAMNDLQGEDLVPEPKIIIAAMKACRRVNDYALAVRYLEAIQDKCGGRVKEVWPYIKQEIKPTLDELGILTPEEMGYDRPELALKDVYDM; from the exons ATGCTTCGGCTTACGCAAAGATTGTCGTCCACTTTACAGTGTGTCTCCCGGTGTGCTTTACTGCAAAACCCCGCAGCTG CTGCTGTGGCAGTGCGTCAGAAGCATGGCAAAGTGGAGAGTGACGAGGCATTTGATGCTAGATATGAAAGTTTTTTCAACCGATCCGATATTGATGGCTGGGAGATCAGGAAAGCCATGAATGACCTACAG GGTGAAGATCTGGTGCCAGAACCAAAAATTATCATTGCTGCTATGAAAGCCTGCCGACGTGTGAATGACTATGCCCTTGCTGTCAGGTATCTGGAGGCTATTCAG GACAAATGTGGTGGTCGCGTGAAGGAAGTGTGGCCATACATCAAGCAGGAAATCAAACCTACACTAGATGAGCTAGGCATACTCACTCCTGAAGAGATGGGTTATGATAGACCTGAGCTGGCTCTCAAGGATGTATATGATATGTAG